In one Planifilum fulgidum genomic region, the following are encoded:
- the ftsL gene encoding cell division protein FtsL, whose protein sequence is MMENRGSAARAVAFEETAVEKKRRRLLQARGLPAGEKLLYLFSVVVCVALAALVISQYAEVTELNVEIQKVEEETKRIQEINRQLEAEKNMLSSGERIRRFAEMKGMVPAENVKPFPSSGDRKNLSEQADRDKQG, encoded by the coding sequence ATGATGGAGAACCGGGGAAGCGCCGCCAGAGCGGTCGCCTTTGAAGAGACCGCTGTCGAAAAAAAGAGAAGGCGGCTTCTGCAGGCGAGGGGATTGCCCGCCGGAGAGAAATTGTTGTATTTGTTCAGCGTGGTAGTATGCGTCGCGTTGGCCGCCCTGGTGATTTCACAATATGCGGAAGTGACGGAACTGAACGTGGAAATTCAAAAAGTGGAAGAAGAGACCAAGCGGATCCAGGAGATCAACCGGCAGCTGGAAGCGGAGAAGAACATGCTGAGCAGCGGGGAACGGATTCGCCGGTTTGCGGAGATGAAAGGCATGGTGCCGGCGGAAAATGTGAAGCCTTTTCCCTCCTCCGGCGACCGGAAAAACCTGAGCGAACAGGCGGACCGGGATAAGCAGGGGTGA
- a CDS encoding peptidoglycan D,D-transpeptidase FtsI family protein, whose amino-acid sequence MKGVVEMEGNRKTIQFRILLVCFLILGLVFSITLRLLWIQTVDASDLRKRAEKIWEKQELIEPSRGSITDRNGEPLVRDIVKYIIAADPTQVEDPKEAAEKLSPILNIPRDDLYRKLSNKGLKHVKLMGGGTYKVSRDVQKRVMDLKLEGIYAIPTVGRQYVEGSLAAHVLGFVNLDNSGVGGVEQRYNDQLKGEPGEIRFKKDARGIRFSDGPEEFRPPRHGKDLILTLDREIQFHVERVLEQAMERYRAKGATAIVVDPRNGDVLAMANRPTFDPEQYATTLETGVNDVNIAISNVYEPGSTFKIVTLAAAIEEGMFHPEQTFESGSIRVGGRLIRDWNGGRGWGEITYREGVYRSSNVAFVLLGQRLGQDRMIRYIERFGFGRITDSTGRKTGIDLPAEAKGYFFGRRLYESELATTAFGQGIAVTPLQQVMAVSAVANGGTLYKPRVVKAVRDPETGKLTENKPEIVNERVISPETAAQVRQILTGVVEHGTGSEAALEDYAVAGKTGTAQKPKGSGGYASDRHFVSFVGFAPAQSPKVVVYVALDEPSVESGSVSGGTVAAPVAREILKGTLKALKIKPQLSSLEDRVNLD is encoded by the coding sequence GTGAAGGGAGTCGTCGAGATGGAGGGAAACCGGAAAACCATCCAGTTTCGCATTCTGCTGGTCTGTTTTTTGATCCTGGGACTGGTTTTTTCGATCACCCTTCGCTTGCTGTGGATCCAGACGGTGGATGCTTCCGATCTTCGCAAGCGGGCCGAAAAGATCTGGGAGAAACAGGAGCTGATCGAACCGAGCCGGGGGTCGATCACCGACCGGAACGGCGAGCCTTTGGTGCGGGACATCGTGAAGTACATCATCGCCGCCGACCCGACCCAGGTGGAGGATCCGAAGGAAGCGGCCGAAAAATTGTCCCCCATACTGAACATTCCCCGGGATGACCTGTACCGGAAGCTGAGCAACAAGGGGCTCAAACACGTGAAACTGATGGGCGGGGGCACCTACAAGGTTTCCCGGGATGTACAAAAGCGGGTCATGGATTTGAAGCTGGAGGGCATCTACGCCATCCCCACGGTGGGAAGGCAATATGTGGAGGGGAGCCTCGCCGCCCACGTCCTCGGTTTCGTCAATCTGGACAACAGCGGGGTCGGAGGGGTGGAGCAGCGTTACAACGATCAGCTGAAGGGGGAACCGGGGGAGATTCGCTTTAAAAAGGATGCCAGGGGCATCCGTTTTTCCGACGGGCCGGAGGAATTCCGTCCTCCCCGGCACGGCAAGGACCTGATTCTCACCCTGGATCGGGAAATCCAGTTTCATGTGGAGCGGGTTCTGGAACAGGCGATGGAACGCTACCGTGCCAAGGGGGCGACGGCGATTGTCGTCGATCCACGGAACGGCGATGTATTGGCGATGGCCAATCGCCCCACCTTTGATCCAGAACAGTACGCCACCACCCTGGAAACGGGCGTGAACGACGTCAACATCGCCATCAGCAACGTGTACGAGCCCGGATCCACCTTCAAGATCGTCACCCTGGCCGCGGCGATCGAAGAGGGGATGTTCCATCCGGAGCAGACTTTTGAGTCGGGGTCGATCCGGGTGGGAGGACGCCTGATTCGCGACTGGAATGGCGGCCGGGGTTGGGGGGAGATCACCTACCGGGAAGGGGTGTATCGCTCCAGCAACGTCGCCTTTGTGCTATTGGGACAGAGGCTGGGGCAGGATCGGATGATCCGGTATATCGAACGCTTCGGCTTCGGGCGGATCACCGATTCCACCGGCCGGAAAACGGGGATCGATCTGCCCGCCGAGGCAAAGGGGTATTTTTTCGGCCGCCGGCTTTATGAGTCCGAATTGGCCACCACCGCCTTCGGCCAAGGCATTGCCGTGACTCCGCTCCAGCAGGTGATGGCCGTCTCCGCCGTCGCCAACGGCGGAACCCTGTATAAGCCCCGCGTGGTCAAAGCGGTCCGGGACCCGGAGACGGGAAAACTGACGGAGAACAAGCCGGAGATTGTGAACGAACGGGTGATTTCCCCGGAGACCGCGGCCCAGGTTCGACAAATTTTGACCGGTGTGGTGGAGCATGGGACCGGCAGCGAGGCGGCCCTTGAGGATTACGCGGTGGCCGGGAAAACGGGGACGGCGCAAAAGCCGAAGGGCAGCGGCGGATACGCCTCCGACCGCCATTTTGTGTCCTTCGTGGGTTTTGCACCCGCGCAGTCGCCCAAGGTGGTGGTTTATGTCGCCCTGGACGAACCGTCGGTGGAGAGCGGCTCGGTTTCGGGCGGAACCGTCGCCGCCCCGGTCGCCCGGGAGATTCTGAAGGGCACCCTGAAGGCCCTGAAAATCAAACCCCAGCTTTCCTCTCTGGAGGATAGGGTAAACCTGGATTGA